Below is a window of Streptomyces sp. NBC_00223 DNA.
TTGGTCGGCGCGAGGTAGAGGGCGGTGGCTCCCCGCGGGCCGGTCGGTCGGGCGTCCGTCCCCCGGACGGCCGCGCCACGCCCCCGGGAGCCTGCTGGACTGTCGAAACCGTCCAGCAGGGCGCTGAGGACCGGAGCGAGGTAGCCCAGGGACTTGCCGGAAGCCGTGCCGGTGGCCACGACCACCGACTCGCCGCGGGCCGCGTGGGCCGCCGCGAGCGCCTGGTGCTCCCACGGACGGTCGATTCCGGCTGCCCGAATCGCCTCGACCACTTCTGGACGGATGCCCTCCGGCCAGGATGCATGCCGGCCGACCCGCGGGGGCAGGTGCTCCGTATGGGTGATGCGTACGGCTCGGTCCGCCCCCGCGGTGAGCCGCTCAAGAGCGGTCCGGGGGGACGGGCGGCCGTGCGCCGACTGCGGAGCGGGATCCTGGGCCATCGGCACTCAGTGTGTCACCGGTGTGACGGACAATCGCAGTAAGGCGTCGTGCGGGCCACCCGCGAAGTGATTGAATGCCATCGCGGCGGCCGTTCCTTCCCCTACCAACGGTGGGGAGGCCCCTACTACCTTCGGTGGGGAGGCCCAGGGGGGCTGCCGCGTCGATGCAAGGTGCTGGAGGATCCGTGGACCTGTCCCTGTCGACCCGAACCGTCGGCGATCGCACGATCGTCGAGGTCGGCGGCGAGATTGATGTGTACACCGCGCCCAAGCTGCGCGAGCAACTGGTGGAGCTCGTGAACGACGGGAGCTACCACCTGGTCGTGGACATGGAAGGAGTCGACTTCCTCGACTCCACCGGCCTGGGTGTGCTCGTGGGCGGGCTCAAGCGGGTACGTGCGCATGAAGGATCGCTGCGTCTGGTGTGCAACCAGGAGCGCATTCTCAAGATTTTCCGAATCACCGGTCTGACCAAGGTGTTCCCCATTCACACCTCGGTCGACGAGGCTGTCGCGGCGACCGACTGACGATCGCCCGAGAGGGGCACCGGACGGACCGCCGTCCGGGCCCCTGTGATGCCCAACCACAGGACCGGAGGGGGAGCCCCATGCCCACCGTAGAACTGCTCTTCAGCGCCCAGCCCGAGCATGTGCGCACCGCACGGCTCGTCGCGGCTGCGGTGGCGCGCCGGGCGGGGGTGGACGAGGCGGCTCTGGACGAGGTCCGGCTGGCGGTCGGCGAGGCGTGCAGCCGCGCCGTCGGCCTGCACCGCAACAACGACGTGGAAGCGCCCGTCCGCGTGCTGCTGAACGAGGAGGACAAGAAGTTCTCCATCGAAGTGGCCGACGAGGTGCCCGGCAACGCGTCGGGCTCCGCCTCGGACGCCGGCGACGACCCGGCCGGCGACGAGGGCGAGATGGGTCTCGCCGTGATCAGCGGCCTGGTCGACGACGTCGAGGTGATCGACGGCGACCACGGCGGAATCATCCGCATGACCTGGCCCACCGTCTCCGCCTAGCGCACCGCCCGGGCCGTGCCCCGCGCCTGCGGGCCCTCCGACCCGGGCGCCACGCCGTACCCCCGGCGCTCCCGCCGCGCCCGCGTGGCCGTATCCGCGCTGTGCCCACTCCAGCCTCGCCGCGCCCGGCCGTGCCCAGCGCTGAGCCTCGCCCTGCCCGGGACCCCGCCGCGCCCCGCCCTCGCCGTACTCGCCCCCATTTCGGTGCCCGCCACCCGCGCAGATCGGCCATTCTTCATTTACCGGCGGAATTCCTGACGAGCACCCTTTTGTGATCTTTCGCTGCTCCCTACAATCCGTCCCACTTGCTCAGCTCGCCTGAGCGTTGCGGCTTGTCAGCCGTAAGGAGCCGCACGCCCACGCGCCAAACGTCAAGGAGGACGAATGGCGGGGCCACTCTCAGCTCACACGCTTGCCGCGGCGCCGGTATTGACCGACGGAAACCGCGTACTCGTATGGATCATCGCGGCGGTCGCACTGGCCGCCCTGGGGCTCGCCGCAGTGCTGGTACGTCAAGTGCTCGCGGCGGACGAAGGTTCCGACCGCATGAAGAAGATCGCCGCCGCCGTGCAGGAAGGCGCCAATGCCTATCTCGCAAGGCAGTTCCGTACATTGGGGATCTTCGCGGTGGCGGCGTTCTTCCTGCTCATGCTGTTGCCCGCGGACAATATGTCGCAGCGAATCGGAAGGTCGATCTTCTTTCTCGTGGGGGCCGTCTTTTCCGCGGTGACCGGTTATATCGGAATGTGGCTCGCGGTCCGCAGCAATGTGCGGGTGGCGGCCGCGGCCAGGGCGGCGACCCCGGCCCCCGGTGAACCGCCCGCGAATCTCACCGCCGTCTCCCACCGGGCGATGCGGATCGCCTTCAGGACCGGCGGAGTGGTCGGCATGTTCACCGTCGGCCTCGGACTGCTCGGCGCGTCCGCCGTCGTTCTGATCTACACGGCCGACGCGCCGAAGGTGCTGGAGGGATTCGGGTTCGGCGCGGCGCTGCTGGCCATGTTCATGAGGGTCGGCGGCGGTATCTTCACCAAGGCCGCGGATGTCGGCGCCGACCTGGTCGGCAAGGTCGAGCAGGGCATCCCCGAGGACGACCCCCGCAACGCCGCCACCATCGCGGACAACGTGGGCGACAACGTCGGCGACTGCGCGGGCATGGCCGCCGACCTGTTCGAGTCGTACGCCGTCACCCTGGTGGCCGCACTCATCCTCGGCAAGGTCGCCTTCGGTGACTCCGGCCTCGCCTTCCCCCTCCTCATCCCCGCGATCGGCGTCCTGACCGCCATGGTCGGCATCTTCGCCGTCTCCCCGCGCCCCGCCGACCGCAGCGGTATGTCGGCCATCAACCGCGGCTTCTTCGTCTCCGCGGTGATCTCGCTGATCGGCGTGGCGGTCGCCGTCTACGCGTATCTGCCCTCCTCCTACGCCGATTTCAAGGGCGTCGGCACCGACATCGCCACCCACCCCGGCGATCCGCGCGTTCTCGCCCTGGTCGCCGTCGCCATCGGCATCGTGCTGGCCGCGCTGATCCAGCAGCTCACCGGCTACTTCACCGAGACCTCCCGCCGCCCGGTCCGCGACATCGGCAAGACCTCGCTGACCGGCCCGGCCACCGTGATCCTGTCCGGGATCTCGCTCGGCCTGGAGTCGGCGGTGTACTCGGCGCTGCTCATCGGCCTGTCCGTCTACGGCGCCTTTCTGCTCGGCGGCACCTCCGTCTGGCTGGCGCTCTTCGCGGTGGCGTTGGCCGGCACCGGACTGCTGACCACCGTCGGCGTCATCGTTGCCATGGACACCTTCGGCCCGGTCTCGGACAACGCCCAGGGCATCGCCGAGATGTCCGGCGACGTCCACGGCGAGGGCGCCCAGGTGCTCACCGACCTCGACGCCGTCGGCAACACGACCAAGGCCATCACCAAGGGCATCGCCATCGCCACCGCCGTACTGGCCGCCACCGCTCTGTTCGGTTCCTTCAAGGAGGCCGTCGACACGGCCGTCAGCACAGCGCACCCGGCAGCCTCCGACGCCCGTTGGCTCTCCCTGGACATCTCCCAGCCCAACAACCTGGTCGGCCTCCTCTTCGGCGCGGCCGTCGTGTTCCTCTTCTCCGGCCTCGCCATCAACGCCGTCTCGCGCTCCGCGGGCGCGGTGGTCTACGAGGTGCGCCGACAGTTCCGCGAGCACCCCGGCATCATGGACGGCACCGAACTGCCCGAGTACGGCCGGGTCGTGGACATCTGCACCAAGGACGCGCTGCGCGAGTTGGCGACCCCCGGCCTGCTCGCCGTCCTCGCGCCCGTGGCGGTCGGCTTCTCCCTCGGCGTCGGCTCGCTCGCCTCCTACCTGGCGGGCGCGATCGGGACCGGCACCCTGATGGCGGTGTTCCTGGCCAACTCCGGGGGCGCCTGGGACAACGCCAAGAAGCTCGTCGAGGACGGCCACCACGGCGGCAAGGGCAGCGAGGCCCACGCCGCGACCGTCATCGGCGACACCGTCGGCGATCCGTTCAAGGACACCGCGGGCCCGGCCATCAACCCGCTGCTCAAGGTGATGAACCTCGTCGCGCTGCTGATCGCGCCGGCCGTGGTGAAGTTCAGCTACGGCGTCGACGCCAATCTCGCGGTGCGCGTCACGGTCGCGGCCGTGGCGATCGTGGTCGTCGTCGCCGCGGTCTACGTCTCCAAGCGCCGCGGCATCGCCATGGACGACGGGGGAGGCGACGACCCGGCCCGTACGGAACCGGGCTCCGCGGTGGCTGTCTGACGCCGCGTCGACATCGAAATGACGGTACGTCACATAGACGTATCGTCAGAAGAACGGGGTGCGTGCGGTCTTGACCGTTCGCACCCCGTTCGCACCCCGTACCCACCCCGTACCCACCCCGTACCCACCCCGTACACGCGCCCCCCGCCGACCACCCGCGCACCCTCCACCGCGTCGAAAATTCTTGCTGTGAATGGCTTGAATACCGGATAAATCGGTTCATTCAAGGGTAGGAATTCGTGGTCGGCGCCCCTCAGCCGTGTAAGTTCCGTGGCCGTAAGGCCATGGAAAGGGACCCCATCCGGTGAAGGTGAACAACAGGCTCCTGGCCGCGCTGTCCGGTGCGGCCCTGCTCCTGTCGCTGGCGGCGTGCGGCGGCGACGGCTCCGGCAAGAAGCGGGACGACTGGGCCAAGGGCGTCTGCGACCAGTCCGCGGTGCAGATCGCGAAGATCAACGCGGCCAACACCGCGATCAGCAAGGTCGACAGCGGCGGCAAGCCCCAGGCCGTGAAGAGCGCGGACTCCGCCGCCTTCCAGACGATCTCCGGCGCCTACGGCTCGCTCAGCTCGATCTTCGACAAGGCGGGCGCCCCGCCCGGTGACGAGGGCATGAAGTTCCAGCAGAGCGCCGTGTCCTTCTTCAAGAACCTTTCCACCCAGTACGCCGGACTCAAGAAGCAGGTCGACGGCCTGGACACCAGCAGCCAGGGGAAGTTCGCCGACGGCCTCAAGAGCGTCTCCGACTCGCTCACCAAGGTCACCGCCGAGGCCGCGACCCCGCCGGCGACCCTCCGAGGCGGCGACACGGGCAAGGCGCTCGCCAAGCAGCCCGGCTGCCAGCAGGTTTCCGGCTCCCCCTCCCCGACCGCCTCGTAACCCGCCGGCCCGGCCCCGGCCGCCGGGCCGTACGCGGACCGCACCCGGGGCCGTACGCGGACCGCGCACGGGCCTGTACACACGCCGCGCCCGGGCCCGTACGCGGGCGGCCCGCCGCCACCCCCAGACCGTACGAGCACGCCCCCGCGCCCTCTTCCGCCGTCCGACCCCGCGCCCGGCCCCCCGACTTCCGCGACAATGGCCGGTGTGAGTACCCCCCTCCTCCCCGCTCCCGACAGCACGCCGTCCCTGCGCGACGACCTGCGCGACGCCGACTTCACCGCCGACGGCTGCCTCGACCTGCTCGGCGCTGTCGGCTACGCGGCCCTGTCCCGCGCCGAGACCGTCCCGGCCCTGCGTGCCACCCGCGGCGCGAGCCCCCTGGAGACCCTGGTCCGCCTCTTCCTCCTCCAGCGGCCCGTCCCGTACGACCGCGCCCGCGCCGCCCTGCGGAACCTGGAGCACCACGAGGCCGACGGCTGGCTGGTGCGCGACGGGGATGAGGTACGCGCGACCGTGGACGTACGCCCCTACGCCGGTGACGGCGGCGCGGACTGGTGGATCGTCTCCGACCTCGGCTGCGCGGTCGGCGGCGCGGGCGGCATCGGCAGCGCGCCCGGCGTCCCCCGCGCCGACCTGGTGCTCGGCGTCGGCGGCGCCTCCACGACGCTCGCCGGCCTCACCGTCCGTACGCCCGTCGGCAGCGCGCTCGACCTCGGCACCGGCTCCGGCGTCCAGGCGCTGCACGCCTCCCGCCACGCCACCCGGGTGACCGCCACCGACGTCAATCCGCGCGCCCTGCACTTCGCCCGGCTCACCCTCGCCCTGTCCGGCGCCCAGAAGCCCGATCTGCGCCAGGGGAGTCTCTT
It encodes the following:
- the bldG gene encoding anti-sigma factor antagonist BldG, translating into MDLSLSTRTVGDRTIVEVGGEIDVYTAPKLREQLVELVNDGSYHLVVDMEGVDFLDSTGLGVLVGGLKRVRAHEGSLRLVCNQERILKIFRITGLTKVFPIHTSVDEAVAATD
- a CDS encoding ATP-binding protein, translated to MPTVELLFSAQPEHVRTARLVAAAVARRAGVDEAALDEVRLAVGEACSRAVGLHRNNDVEAPVRVLLNEEDKKFSIEVADEVPGNASGSASDAGDDPAGDEGEMGLAVISGLVDDVEVIDGDHGGIIRMTWPTVSA
- a CDS encoding sodium-translocating pyrophosphatase, with the translated sequence MAGPLSAHTLAAAPVLTDGNRVLVWIIAAVALAALGLAAVLVRQVLAADEGSDRMKKIAAAVQEGANAYLARQFRTLGIFAVAAFFLLMLLPADNMSQRIGRSIFFLVGAVFSAVTGYIGMWLAVRSNVRVAAAARAATPAPGEPPANLTAVSHRAMRIAFRTGGVVGMFTVGLGLLGASAVVLIYTADAPKVLEGFGFGAALLAMFMRVGGGIFTKAADVGADLVGKVEQGIPEDDPRNAATIADNVGDNVGDCAGMAADLFESYAVTLVAALILGKVAFGDSGLAFPLLIPAIGVLTAMVGIFAVSPRPADRSGMSAINRGFFVSAVISLIGVAVAVYAYLPSSYADFKGVGTDIATHPGDPRVLALVAVAIGIVLAALIQQLTGYFTETSRRPVRDIGKTSLTGPATVILSGISLGLESAVYSALLIGLSVYGAFLLGGTSVWLALFAVALAGTGLLTTVGVIVAMDTFGPVSDNAQGIAEMSGDVHGEGAQVLTDLDAVGNTTKAITKGIAIATAVLAATALFGSFKEAVDTAVSTAHPAASDARWLSLDISQPNNLVGLLFGAAVVFLFSGLAINAVSRSAGAVVYEVRRQFREHPGIMDGTELPEYGRVVDICTKDALRELATPGLLAVLAPVAVGFSLGVGSLASYLAGAIGTGTLMAVFLANSGGAWDNAKKLVEDGHHGGKGSEAHAATVIGDTVGDPFKDTAGPAINPLLKVMNLVALLIAPAVVKFSYGVDANLAVRVTVAAVAIVVVVAAVYVSKRRGIAMDDGGGDDPARTEPGSAVAV
- a CDS encoding small secreted protein — translated: MNNRLLAALSGAALLLSLAACGGDGSGKKRDDWAKGVCDQSAVQIAKINAANTAISKVDSGGKPQAVKSADSAAFQTISGAYGSLSSIFDKAGAPPGDEGMKFQQSAVSFFKNLSTQYAGLKKQVDGLDTSSQGKFADGLKSVSDSLTKVTAEAATPPATLRGGDTGKALAKQPGCQQVSGSPSPTAS